A section of the Saccopteryx leptura isolate mSacLep1 chromosome 6, mSacLep1_pri_phased_curated, whole genome shotgun sequence genome encodes:
- the ECSCR gene encoding endothelial cell-specific chemotaxis regulator isoform X1 gives MGTVRATQLCWLILGFLLLQGHNSQPTTMQPSNPQGAVSLSLITETTSSNTGDSPSSDPNNPSPLSRRSTPATTEKASQVSRAASKPVTPRPSTMDDHSQSLLGLTQSQTQQYTSGLDTSQNVTLKSATMSPRTREVFTILPSPTSETVLTVAAFGVISFIVILVVVVIVLVSVVSLRFKCRKNKESEDPQKPGSTGLSESCSTVNGEKNSITLISMKNINMNSSKGCRSAEKVL, from the exons ATGGGGACTGTTAGAGCGACGCAGCTGTGCTGGCTGATCCTCGGCTTCCTCCTACTCCAAG GCCACAATTCCCAGCCCACGACAATGCAGCCCTCTAACCCTCAGG GAGCTGTCAGTTTAAGTCTGATCACAGAGACAACTTCTTCCAACACGG GAgacagcccttcctcagatcccAACAACCCAAGCCCTCTGTCCAGGAGGAGTACCCCAG CAACTACAGAGAAGGCCTCACAGGTCTCCAGAGCAGCCAGTAAACCCGTGACACCAAGGCCAAGCACTATGGATGATCACTCCCAGTCCTTGCTGGGGCTGACTCAGTCCCAGACACAGCAGTACACATCAGGACTTG ATACCTCTCAAAATGTTACTCTCAAATCAGCCACCATGAGCCCAAGGACAAGAGAAGTCTTCACCATTCTGCCAAGCCCTACGTCAGAGACAGTGCTCACTGTGGCTGCATTTg GTGTTATCAGCTTCATTGTCATCCTGGTGGTTGTGGTAATCGTCCTGGTCAGTGTGGTCAGCCTAAGGTTTAAATGTCGGAAAAACAAGGAATCTGAAG ATCCCCAGAAACCCGGGAGTACGGGGCTATCCGAAAG CTGCTCCACAGTCAATGGAGAGAAAAACAGCATCACCCTCATCTCCATGAAGAATATCAACATGAATAGCAGCAAAGGATGCCGCTCAGCAGAGAAG GTTCTTTAA
- the ECSCR gene encoding endothelial cell-specific chemotaxis regulator isoform X3: MGTVRATQLCWLILGFLLLQGHNSQPTTMQPSNPQGAVSLSLITETTSSNTATTEKASQVSRAASKPVTPRPSTMDDHSQSLLGLTQSQTQQYTSGLDTSQNVTLKSATMSPRTREVFTILPSPTSETVLTVAAFGVISFIVILVVVVIVLVSVVSLRFKCRKNKESEDPQKPGSTGLSESCSTVNGEKNSITLISMKNINMNSSKGCRSAEKVL; this comes from the exons ATGGGGACTGTTAGAGCGACGCAGCTGTGCTGGCTGATCCTCGGCTTCCTCCTACTCCAAG GCCACAATTCCCAGCCCACGACAATGCAGCCCTCTAACCCTCAGG GAGCTGTCAGTTTAAGTCTGATCACAGAGACAACTTCTTCCAACACGG CAACTACAGAGAAGGCCTCACAGGTCTCCAGAGCAGCCAGTAAACCCGTGACACCAAGGCCAAGCACTATGGATGATCACTCCCAGTCCTTGCTGGGGCTGACTCAGTCCCAGACACAGCAGTACACATCAGGACTTG ATACCTCTCAAAATGTTACTCTCAAATCAGCCACCATGAGCCCAAGGACAAGAGAAGTCTTCACCATTCTGCCAAGCCCTACGTCAGAGACAGTGCTCACTGTGGCTGCATTTg GTGTTATCAGCTTCATTGTCATCCTGGTGGTTGTGGTAATCGTCCTGGTCAGTGTGGTCAGCCTAAGGTTTAAATGTCGGAAAAACAAGGAATCTGAAG ATCCCCAGAAACCCGGGAGTACGGGGCTATCCGAAAG CTGCTCCACAGTCAATGGAGAGAAAAACAGCATCACCCTCATCTCCATGAAGAATATCAACATGAATAGCAGCAAAGGATGCCGCTCAGCAGAGAAG GTTCTTTAA
- the ECSCR gene encoding endothelial cell-specific chemotaxis regulator isoform X4, protein MGTVRATQLCWLILGFLLLQGAVSLSLITETTSSNTATTEKASQVSRAASKPVTPRPSTMDDHSQSLLGLTQSQTQQYTSGLDTSQNVTLKSATMSPRTREVFTILPSPTSETVLTVAAFGVISFIVILVVVVIVLVSVVSLRFKCRKNKESEDPQKPGSTGLSESCSTVNGEKNSITLISMKNINMNSSKGCRSAEKVL, encoded by the exons ATGGGGACTGTTAGAGCGACGCAGCTGTGCTGGCTGATCCTCGGCTTCCTCCTACTCCAAG GAGCTGTCAGTTTAAGTCTGATCACAGAGACAACTTCTTCCAACACGG CAACTACAGAGAAGGCCTCACAGGTCTCCAGAGCAGCCAGTAAACCCGTGACACCAAGGCCAAGCACTATGGATGATCACTCCCAGTCCTTGCTGGGGCTGACTCAGTCCCAGACACAGCAGTACACATCAGGACTTG ATACCTCTCAAAATGTTACTCTCAAATCAGCCACCATGAGCCCAAGGACAAGAGAAGTCTTCACCATTCTGCCAAGCCCTACGTCAGAGACAGTGCTCACTGTGGCTGCATTTg GTGTTATCAGCTTCATTGTCATCCTGGTGGTTGTGGTAATCGTCCTGGTCAGTGTGGTCAGCCTAAGGTTTAAATGTCGGAAAAACAAGGAATCTGAAG ATCCCCAGAAACCCGGGAGTACGGGGCTATCCGAAAG CTGCTCCACAGTCAATGGAGAGAAAAACAGCATCACCCTCATCTCCATGAAGAATATCAACATGAATAGCAGCAAAGGATGCCGCTCAGCAGAGAAG GTTCTTTAA
- the ECSCR gene encoding endothelial cell-specific chemotaxis regulator isoform X5, whose translation MGTVRATQLCWLILGFLLLQGHNSQPTTMQPSNPQATTEKASQVSRAASKPVTPRPSTMDDHSQSLLGLTQSQTQQYTSGLDTSQNVTLKSATMSPRTREVFTILPSPTSETVLTVAAFGVISFIVILVVVVIVLVSVVSLRFKCRKNKESEDPQKPGSTGLSESCSTVNGEKNSITLISMKNINMNSSKGCRSAEKVL comes from the exons ATGGGGACTGTTAGAGCGACGCAGCTGTGCTGGCTGATCCTCGGCTTCCTCCTACTCCAAG GCCACAATTCCCAGCCCACGACAATGCAGCCCTCTAACCCTCAGG CAACTACAGAGAAGGCCTCACAGGTCTCCAGAGCAGCCAGTAAACCCGTGACACCAAGGCCAAGCACTATGGATGATCACTCCCAGTCCTTGCTGGGGCTGACTCAGTCCCAGACACAGCAGTACACATCAGGACTTG ATACCTCTCAAAATGTTACTCTCAAATCAGCCACCATGAGCCCAAGGACAAGAGAAGTCTTCACCATTCTGCCAAGCCCTACGTCAGAGACAGTGCTCACTGTGGCTGCATTTg GTGTTATCAGCTTCATTGTCATCCTGGTGGTTGTGGTAATCGTCCTGGTCAGTGTGGTCAGCCTAAGGTTTAAATGTCGGAAAAACAAGGAATCTGAAG ATCCCCAGAAACCCGGGAGTACGGGGCTATCCGAAAG CTGCTCCACAGTCAATGGAGAGAAAAACAGCATCACCCTCATCTCCATGAAGAATATCAACATGAATAGCAGCAAAGGATGCCGCTCAGCAGAGAAG GTTCTTTAA
- the ECSCR gene encoding endothelial cell-specific chemotaxis regulator isoform X2, whose product MGTVRATQLCWLILGFLLLQGAVSLSLITETTSSNTGDSPSSDPNNPSPLSRRSTPATTEKASQVSRAASKPVTPRPSTMDDHSQSLLGLTQSQTQQYTSGLDTSQNVTLKSATMSPRTREVFTILPSPTSETVLTVAAFGVISFIVILVVVVIVLVSVVSLRFKCRKNKESEDPQKPGSTGLSESCSTVNGEKNSITLISMKNINMNSSKGCRSAEKVL is encoded by the exons ATGGGGACTGTTAGAGCGACGCAGCTGTGCTGGCTGATCCTCGGCTTCCTCCTACTCCAAG GAGCTGTCAGTTTAAGTCTGATCACAGAGACAACTTCTTCCAACACGG GAgacagcccttcctcagatcccAACAACCCAAGCCCTCTGTCCAGGAGGAGTACCCCAG CAACTACAGAGAAGGCCTCACAGGTCTCCAGAGCAGCCAGTAAACCCGTGACACCAAGGCCAAGCACTATGGATGATCACTCCCAGTCCTTGCTGGGGCTGACTCAGTCCCAGACACAGCAGTACACATCAGGACTTG ATACCTCTCAAAATGTTACTCTCAAATCAGCCACCATGAGCCCAAGGACAAGAGAAGTCTTCACCATTCTGCCAAGCCCTACGTCAGAGACAGTGCTCACTGTGGCTGCATTTg GTGTTATCAGCTTCATTGTCATCCTGGTGGTTGTGGTAATCGTCCTGGTCAGTGTGGTCAGCCTAAGGTTTAAATGTCGGAAAAACAAGGAATCTGAAG ATCCCCAGAAACCCGGGAGTACGGGGCTATCCGAAAG CTGCTCCACAGTCAATGGAGAGAAAAACAGCATCACCCTCATCTCCATGAAGAATATCAACATGAATAGCAGCAAAGGATGCCGCTCAGCAGAGAAG GTTCTTTAA